A section of the Solea solea chromosome 17, fSolSol10.1, whole genome shotgun sequence genome encodes:
- the dpf3 gene encoding zinc finger protein DPF3 isoform X2, which yields MAAVIHNPLKSLGDQFYREAIEHCRSYNARLCAERSVRLPFLDSQTGVAQNNCYIWMEKRHRQPGQAAGQMYTYPARCWRKKRRLHPPLDPQLRLCELRLEAELAPKREVPQGEATALEALLRSDNLLEKKNNIAKEEETLLEIQRVLEADENGDGFQDDDDFEMDTPKRKNRNRGKNRGSSRRRTDPANTEDQDKPYVCDICGKRYKNRPGLSYHYAHTHLAEEEGEEEKEPEMTPSPPMSVDNHKPQKGPDGSIIPNDYCDFCLGDQDSNRKTGQAEELVSCSDCGRSGHPTCLQFTDNMMQAVTTYQWQCIECKSCSLCGTSENDDQLLFCDDCDRGYHMYCLKPPMTQPPEGTWSCHLCLDLLKDKASAHGEA from the exons ATGGCGGCTGTCATTCATAATCCTCTAAAATC gctCGGTGACCAGTTCTATAGGGAGGCCATTGAACACTGCCGCAGCTACAATGCCCGACTTTGTGCCGAGCGCAGTGTGCGTTTACCGTTCCTGGACTCGCAAACGGGGGTGGCACAGAACAACTGCTACATCTGGATGGAAAAGCGCCACCGCCAGCCAG GCCAGGCAGCAGGACAGATGTATACCTACCCTGCTCGATGctggagaaagaagaggagactCCACCCTCCTCTGGATCCCCAGCTCCGCCTGTGTGAACTGCGACTAG AGGCTGAACTGGCCCCCAAGCGTGAGGTGCCCCAAGGGGAAGCCACAGCCCTGGAGGCCCTACTCAGGAGCGACAATctgctggagaaaaaaaacaacatcgctaaggaggaggagacgttGCTGGAAATACAG AGAGTACTGGAGGCAGATGAAAATGGAGACGGTTTCCAAGATGACGACGACTTTGAAATGGACACTCCgaagagaaaaaacagaaaccGAGGCAAA AACAGAGGATCAAGTCGCAGGAGGACAGATCCTGCTAACACTGAAGATCAGGATAAACCTTACGTCTGTGACA tctgtGGAAAGCGCTACAAGAACCGACCTGGCCTGAGCTACCACTACGCCCACACTCACCTGGCAGAGGAAGAGggcgaggaggagaaagaaCCAGAGATGACCCCATCTCCTCCTATGAGTGTGGACAACCACAAAC CTCAGAAGGGTCCTGATGGTTCCATCATCCCCAACGACTACTGTGACTTCTGCCTGGGGGACCAGGACTCCAACAGGAAGACGGGTCAGGCTGAGGAGCTGGTGTCCTGCTCTGACTGTGGACGATCTG GTCACCCTACGTGCCTGCAGTTCACGGACAACATGATGCAGGCGGTGACGACGTACCAGTGGCAGTGCATCGAGTGCAAGTCTTGCAGCCTGTGTGGAACCTCAGAGAATGAT GACCAGCTGCTGTTCTGTGACGACTGTGACAGAGGATACCACATGTACTGCCTGAAGCCTCCAATGACCCAGCCTCCAGAAG gGACCTGGAGCTGTCACTTGTGTCTCGACCTTTTAAAGGACAAGGCCTCAGCTCATGGAGAAGCATAA
- the dpf3 gene encoding zinc finger protein DPF3 isoform X1 has product MAAVIHNPLKSLGDQFYREAIEHCRSYNARLCAERSVRLPFLDSQTGVAQNNCYIWMEKRHRQPGQAAGQMYTYPARCWRKKRRLHPPLDPQLRLCELRLEAELAPKREVPQGEATALEALLRSDNLLEKKNNIAKEEETLLEIQRVLEADENGDGFQDDDDFEMDTPKRKNRNRGKNRGSSRRRTDPANTEDQDKPYVCDNRYKQKHNSKKTEEVCGKRYKNRPGLSYHYAHTHLAEEEGEEEKEPEMTPSPPMSVDNHKPQKGPDGSIIPNDYCDFCLGDQDSNRKTGQAEELVSCSDCGRSGHPTCLQFTDNMMQAVTTYQWQCIECKSCSLCGTSENDDQLLFCDDCDRGYHMYCLKPPMTQPPEGTWSCHLCLDLLKDKASAHGEA; this is encoded by the exons ATGGCGGCTGTCATTCATAATCCTCTAAAATC gctCGGTGACCAGTTCTATAGGGAGGCCATTGAACACTGCCGCAGCTACAATGCCCGACTTTGTGCCGAGCGCAGTGTGCGTTTACCGTTCCTGGACTCGCAAACGGGGGTGGCACAGAACAACTGCTACATCTGGATGGAAAAGCGCCACCGCCAGCCAG GCCAGGCAGCAGGACAGATGTATACCTACCCTGCTCGATGctggagaaagaagaggagactCCACCCTCCTCTGGATCCCCAGCTCCGCCTGTGTGAACTGCGACTAG AGGCTGAACTGGCCCCCAAGCGTGAGGTGCCCCAAGGGGAAGCCACAGCCCTGGAGGCCCTACTCAGGAGCGACAATctgctggagaaaaaaaacaacatcgctaaggaggaggagacgttGCTGGAAATACAG AGAGTACTGGAGGCAGATGAAAATGGAGACGGTTTCCAAGATGACGACGACTTTGAAATGGACACTCCgaagagaaaaaacagaaaccGAGGCAAA AACAGAGGATCAAGTCGCAGGAGGACAGATCCTGCTAACACTGAAGATCAGGATAAACCTTACGTCTGTGACA ATAGATACAAACAAaagcataactcaaaaaagaCTGAAGAAG tctgtGGAAAGCGCTACAAGAACCGACCTGGCCTGAGCTACCACTACGCCCACACTCACCTGGCAGAGGAAGAGggcgaggaggagaaagaaCCAGAGATGACCCCATCTCCTCCTATGAGTGTGGACAACCACAAAC CTCAGAAGGGTCCTGATGGTTCCATCATCCCCAACGACTACTGTGACTTCTGCCTGGGGGACCAGGACTCCAACAGGAAGACGGGTCAGGCTGAGGAGCTGGTGTCCTGCTCTGACTGTGGACGATCTG GTCACCCTACGTGCCTGCAGTTCACGGACAACATGATGCAGGCGGTGACGACGTACCAGTGGCAGTGCATCGAGTGCAAGTCTTGCAGCCTGTGTGGAACCTCAGAGAATGAT GACCAGCTGCTGTTCTGTGACGACTGTGACAGAGGATACCACATGTACTGCCTGAAGCCTCCAATGACCCAGCCTCCAGAAG gGACCTGGAGCTGTCACTTGTGTCTCGACCTTTTAAAGGACAAGGCCTCAGCTCATGGAGAAGCATAA
- the dpf3 gene encoding zinc finger protein DPF3 isoform X4: protein MAAVIHNPLKSLGDQFYREAIEHCRSYNARLCAERSVRLPFLDSQTGVAQNNCYIWMEKRHRQPGQAAGQMYTYPARCWRKKRRLHPPLDPQLRLCELRLEAELAPKREVPQGEATALEALLRSDNLLEKKNNIAKEEETLLEIQRVLEADENGDGFQDDDDFEMDTPKRKNRNRGKNRGSSRRRTDPANTEDQDKPYVCDICGKRYKNRPGLSYHYAHTHLAEEEGEEEKEPEMTPSPPMSVDNHKPQKGPDGSIIPNDYCDFCLGDQDSNRKTGQAEELVSCSDCGRSAGRGGVKKDGRKMSALEELFGNASDSEASTFHGFEEAELEDILLSDDDVAHS from the exons ATGGCGGCTGTCATTCATAATCCTCTAAAATC gctCGGTGACCAGTTCTATAGGGAGGCCATTGAACACTGCCGCAGCTACAATGCCCGACTTTGTGCCGAGCGCAGTGTGCGTTTACCGTTCCTGGACTCGCAAACGGGGGTGGCACAGAACAACTGCTACATCTGGATGGAAAAGCGCCACCGCCAGCCAG GCCAGGCAGCAGGACAGATGTATACCTACCCTGCTCGATGctggagaaagaagaggagactCCACCCTCCTCTGGATCCCCAGCTCCGCCTGTGTGAACTGCGACTAG AGGCTGAACTGGCCCCCAAGCGTGAGGTGCCCCAAGGGGAAGCCACAGCCCTGGAGGCCCTACTCAGGAGCGACAATctgctggagaaaaaaaacaacatcgctaaggaggaggagacgttGCTGGAAATACAG AGAGTACTGGAGGCAGATGAAAATGGAGACGGTTTCCAAGATGACGACGACTTTGAAATGGACACTCCgaagagaaaaaacagaaaccGAGGCAAA AACAGAGGATCAAGTCGCAGGAGGACAGATCCTGCTAACACTGAAGATCAGGATAAACCTTACGTCTGTGACA tctgtGGAAAGCGCTACAAGAACCGACCTGGCCTGAGCTACCACTACGCCCACACTCACCTGGCAGAGGAAGAGggcgaggaggagaaagaaCCAGAGATGACCCCATCTCCTCCTATGAGTGTGGACAACCACAAAC CTCAGAAGGGTCCTGATGGTTCCATCATCCCCAACGACTACTGTGACTTCTGCCTGGGGGACCAGGACTCCAACAGGAAGACGGGTCAGGCTGAGGAGCTGGTGTCCTGCTCTGACTGTGGACGATCTG ctggaagaggaggagtgaaGAAGGATGGGAGAAAGATGAGTGCTCTAGAAGAGTTGTTCGGCAACGCGTCCGACAGCGAGGCCTCCACATTTCATGGCTTTGAAGAAGCAGAGCTGGAAGACATTTTGTTATCAGATGATGATGTGGCTCACAGCTGA
- the wdr21 gene encoding WD repeat domain 21, with amino-acid sequence MKKFTWRGQRPYRRQEENGHRRGWHRDNRERSTQDEQWNIHSDAGPSYRASQRRYDNQSSSSSSSSPSSSSSSSSPSSSSSKSSTAAPELPGFYFDPEKNRYFRLLPGHNNCNPLTREQLQEKEREKQRNRMIAEDEKPTKKAPRRGLNTSLLLQKRHLGLLPRNSYCRMIHEVKVGSMRRHKLEIQSTDSSNPNTDNFSLIVGDSACERVFTVNDVSHGGCKYGIMNFSSSSQGSLSVEMCDNLYFTNRKVNSICWASVNYPDSHVLLCLVGVVDTPGCVSLLPASLFSNSNPEQPGMLCSFKISSAWSCAWCLNPQFDKTFSTGLSRRVIVKDAETGRTQTYSAGSDVLAQQFALRVPVLFNGCRSGEIFSIDLRQRGRRDQSWKTSRFHQESAITSVRVLQDENYLLAADMLGQIKLWDVRVTKAVQEYKGHYNEHAYLPIHVNEPEGLLLAVGQDCYTRLWSLKDGHLLRTIPSPHPAANDLIPSVVFSSKLGGRRGLPGLLMAVKHDLYYFPYNTDYQEGGEQQAIL; translated from the exons ATGAAGAAATTCACCTGGCGAGGACAGCGACCGTACAGGCGACAGGAGGAGAACGGTCACCGCCGCGGCTGGCACAGAGACAACCGTGAGAGATCTACTCAGGACGAACAGTG GAATATACACAGTGATGCAGGGCCGTCATACAGAGCTTCACAAAGGAGATATGACAACCAgtcctcttcttcctcgtcctcatcgccttcttcctcttcctcttcctcatccccATCTTCGTCTTCCTCCAAATCCAGCACTGCTGCCCCAG AACTGCCTGGTTTCTACTTTGACCCGGAGAAAAATCGTTATTTTCGCCTGCTGCCGGGTCACAACAACTGTAACCCACTGACCAGAGAGCAGTTgcaagagaaagaaagggaaaaacagagaaacaggatGATTGCAGAGGATGAAAAGCCTACAAAA AAAGCACCAAGACGAGGACTGAACACTTCATTGCTCCTGCAGAAAAGACATCTTGGTTTGTTACCTAGAAACTCCTACTGCAG GATGATCCATGAGGTGAAGGTGGGTTCAATGAGACGCCACAAACTAGAGATCCAGAGCACGGACAGCAGCAACCCCAACACCGACAACTTCAGCCTTATAGTG GGAGATTCGGCGTGTGAGCGAGTGTTTACAGTCAACGATGTCTCTCATGGAGGCTGCAAATATGGCATCAtgaacttcagcagcagcagccaaggCTCTCTGTCTGTAGAGATGTGTGATAACCTCTACTTCACCAACCGCAAG GTGAATTCCATCTGCTGGGCCTCAGTCAACTACCCTGACTCTCATGTCTT GCTTTGTCTGGTTGGAGTGGTAGACACGCCTGGCTGTGTCAGTTTGCTTCCTGCTTCCCTCTTCAGCAACTCGAACCCAG AGCAGCCCGGGATGCTGTGTAGCTTTAAGATCTCCTCAGCCTGGTCTTGTGCTTGGTGTCTCAACCCACAGTTTGACAAGACCTTCAGCACTG GCCTGTCTCGCAGGGTAATTGTGAAAGACGCAGAGACGGGCCGAACACAGACGTACAGCGCTGGCAGTGACGTCTTGGCTCAGCAGTTTGCCCTCAGG GTCCCTGTGCTGTTTAACGGTTGCAGGTCGGGAGAGATCTTTAGCATAGACCTGCGGCAGAGAGGTCGCAGGGATCAAAGCTGGAAGACCAGTCGCTTCCATCAAGAATCAGCCATCACTTCCGTACGCGTCCTCCAGGACGAGAATTACCTGCTGGCTGCTGACATGCTGGGCCAG ATCAAGTTGTGGGATGTGAGAGTGACAAAAGCAGTGCAGGAGTACAAAGGGCATTATAATGAGCATGCCTACCTTCCTATTCATGTTAATGAACCAGAAGGGCTTTTGTTGGCAG TGGGTCAGGATTGCTACACAAGGTTGTGGAGCCTGAAGGACGGCCACCTGCTGCGGACCATCCCATCACCTCACCCGGCCGCTAATGACCTCATCCCGAGCGTCGTCTTCTCCTCCAAGTTAGGGGGCCGCAGGGGGCTTCCTGGCCTCCTAATGGCTGTCAAACATGACCTGTACTACTTCCCATACAACACTGACTACCAGGAAGGAGGAGAGCAGCAGGCAATTTTATGA
- the dpf3 gene encoding zinc finger protein DPF3 isoform X3 yields the protein MAAVIHNPLKSLGDQFYREAIEHCRSYNARLCAERSVRLPFLDSQTGVAQNNCYIWMEKRHRQPGQAAGQMYTYPARCWRKKRRLHPPLDPQLRLCELRLEAELAPKREVPQGEATALEALLRSDNLLEKKNNIAKEEETLLEIQRVLEADENGDGFQDDDDFEMDTPKRKNRNRGKNRGSSRRRTDPANTEDQDKPYVCDNRYKQKHNSKKTEEVCGKRYKNRPGLSYHYAHTHLAEEEGEEEKEPEMTPSPPMSVDNHKPQKGPDGSIIPNDYCDFCLGDQDSNRKTGQAEELVSCSDCGRSAGRGGVKKDGRKMSALEELFGNASDSEASTFHGFEEAELEDILLSDDDVAHS from the exons ATGGCGGCTGTCATTCATAATCCTCTAAAATC gctCGGTGACCAGTTCTATAGGGAGGCCATTGAACACTGCCGCAGCTACAATGCCCGACTTTGTGCCGAGCGCAGTGTGCGTTTACCGTTCCTGGACTCGCAAACGGGGGTGGCACAGAACAACTGCTACATCTGGATGGAAAAGCGCCACCGCCAGCCAG GCCAGGCAGCAGGACAGATGTATACCTACCCTGCTCGATGctggagaaagaagaggagactCCACCCTCCTCTGGATCCCCAGCTCCGCCTGTGTGAACTGCGACTAG AGGCTGAACTGGCCCCCAAGCGTGAGGTGCCCCAAGGGGAAGCCACAGCCCTGGAGGCCCTACTCAGGAGCGACAATctgctggagaaaaaaaacaacatcgctaaggaggaggagacgttGCTGGAAATACAG AGAGTACTGGAGGCAGATGAAAATGGAGACGGTTTCCAAGATGACGACGACTTTGAAATGGACACTCCgaagagaaaaaacagaaaccGAGGCAAA AACAGAGGATCAAGTCGCAGGAGGACAGATCCTGCTAACACTGAAGATCAGGATAAACCTTACGTCTGTGACA ATAGATACAAACAAaagcataactcaaaaaagaCTGAAGAAG tctgtGGAAAGCGCTACAAGAACCGACCTGGCCTGAGCTACCACTACGCCCACACTCACCTGGCAGAGGAAGAGggcgaggaggagaaagaaCCAGAGATGACCCCATCTCCTCCTATGAGTGTGGACAACCACAAAC CTCAGAAGGGTCCTGATGGTTCCATCATCCCCAACGACTACTGTGACTTCTGCCTGGGGGACCAGGACTCCAACAGGAAGACGGGTCAGGCTGAGGAGCTGGTGTCCTGCTCTGACTGTGGACGATCTG ctggaagaggaggagtgaaGAAGGATGGGAGAAAGATGAGTGCTCTAGAAGAGTTGTTCGGCAACGCGTCCGACAGCGAGGCCTCCACATTTCATGGCTTTGAAGAAGCAGAGCTGGAAGACATTTTGTTATCAGATGATGATGTGGCTCACAGCTGA